ACAATACTATAACATTTAAAAAATGGATCATGGGTAAATCCAATGGTTAACGGCGCGTTTCTGCTTCCTGGAGATAATACAATGTGCTGAATATTCTTAGCTTTACAAAGCTGAATAACGGTTTGAGCTAGGGGTATTTTAGGGTGTTTCATGTGTAGCACAAAAATACGAAACCCTAATCCTAAATTAAACGATTATAAGAGGTTTTTAACAGTCTTGGTTTTAGCAACGGTTTCCTCCCATTCATTTTCAGGTATAGAATCGTTAGTAATGCCGCCTCCAACATAAAGTAACGCTTGGTCATCCTTAATTTGAAGACATCTTAAATTCACAAATAAGTGCGAAATTGTTTTAACCGAACCATAGGCGTTATTCTCGACATTGCGACGATTGGTATTTCTTGTTTTTGACTGTATACTATTAATCTCGCCTAAAAACCCAGTATAATATTCGCGATCATACCCTTCATTATTTAATATAAACTGCTTGGCCTCCTCTTTTGGCAAACCACAAACTGCTGGTGTTGGATGCAGCTTTTCAATAACAGACTGTAATCCGTTTTCAGGTTTTAAAAGTCCAGAAATTTTGGTTTGCAAATGCAATAAATTTCCGGCTTTAATCGTTTCGGTTTTTCCTATATTAAGACTGCTTACTGACGACTCTAGGCTACCAACTATAAAGTCTGTCACTAATTGCTGTTCATCTTGCTCTTTAGATTCCCAATGGACATCAACTGTGTTTTTATACTGTTGTGTACCTGCTAGAGACATGGTTAAAAATCGACTCCCTTCAACTTTTAATAACGTTTCTGGAGTGGCTCCTAACCATAACCCGACTTGTGGATGGTACCAACAATATACCATTGCTGTTTTATAGGTCGCTAAAAGTTTTTTGAATAATAAAAGAGTGTTGGACTTTGAAAAATTTTCGGTTTCAATCCTAGAGATAACAACTTTTTTAAAACTTCCGTTCTCAATCTCGGAAATTGCTTGCTCTACTAACTGTATATGTTTTGCTTTTGCTGTAGCATCTATTATTGAACTTTTATTGCTATTATGATCGTCTAAAGAATTATCAAACAAGCAGTCCATAGTTTCGCTTTCAACTAAAGGAAAAAACACTGTATTATTTTCATTTTTAAATGGTGAAAACACAAAACCACGAGCTTCAAATTTTTTGGTATAATAAAGCTGATTACTATTTTGAAGTAATGCTTTTACCGAGCCTTCGTTCGGTTTTCTGTACGCCACAAAAGGTAACGCCTTTGTAAAATGAGTAGATAGTTGTTCAAAAAAAGCTTTAGAAGTCATCATTTATTTCTTTTTTGGTAAAGAAATAGTCGACAATTTACAGATCGAAATTAAATTATCCGCTTCATCCGTTACTCTAATATCTAACAATTGCGTGGTACGTCCTTTATGTAAAAATGTAGCTTTAGCATAGAT
This portion of the Olleya sp. Bg11-27 genome encodes:
- a CDS encoding chorismate-binding protein, with translation MMTSKAFFEQLSTHFTKALPFVAYRKPNEGSVKALLQNSNQLYYTKKFEARGFVFSPFKNENNTVFFPLVESETMDCLFDNSLDDHNSNKSSIIDATAKAKHIQLVEQAISEIENGSFKKVVISRIETENFSKSNTLLLFKKLLATYKTAMVYCWYHPQVGLWLGATPETLLKVEGSRFLTMSLAGTQQYKNTVDVHWESKEQDEQQLVTDFIVGSLESSVSSLNIGKTETIKAGNLLHLQTKISGLLKPENGLQSVIEKLHPTPAVCGLPKEEAKQFILNNEGYDREYYTGFLGEINSIQSKTRNTNRRNVENNAYGSVKTISHLFVNLRCLQIKDDQALLYVGGGITNDSIPENEWEETVAKTKTVKNLL